The Mucilaginibacter gracilis genomic interval AAACCTTTAGCAGCCAGCGGCAGCAACCCTAACTGCAAACAAGTGGCAAAACAACCTGGGTTAGCAATGTTTTTAGCCGTTTTAATAGCTTCGCGATTCAACTCGGGTAAACCATAAACGAATTGCCTAAAGCTCGGCTCCGGATCGGCAGTCAAATTTTGAATATTGAATTTTGAGTTTTTACTTAACCTAAAATCCTGGCTCAAATCAATTATCTTAACATGCGCCGCAATAGCATTTGCCTCTAAAAACTTCCGCGCATCGCCATGCCCAACGCATAAAAACAGCGCGTCAATTTCATCCGATATTTCGCCGCTGAATTTTAATTCGGTGTCACCAAATAAGTCGGTATGAACCTCATAAATATAGTTGCCCGCGTTGCTGTTACTATGCACAAAGGCAATATCAACATTGGGGTGGTTTATCAGGATGCGCAGTAATTCGCCGCCGGTGTATCCGGCTCCGCCAACTATTCCTGCTTTAACTTTTATCATCGTTTTATAGTTAATTTCAAGATACTGCTATCTTAAACATTAAAAAATCGTCACTCACTGGTTGCTCAACAAAGCCCATGGCTTTATATAAACTTTGAGCGGTATAATTATCTTTTGCTGTTTCCAGTTGTATAAATGTGGCCTGGTTATTTTTACCAAATTCCATCGCTGTTTTAATCAGACTTTCGCCGATGCCTTGTTTCCTGTGGGTCTCGGCAACAAACAAATCATTTAATATCCAATTTTTTGAAGCCCTTGCCGACGAATATTTGGGGTATAATTGCGTAAATCCAACCGCTATATCATCAGCATCAAAAGCAACAAATATTACCGACTCATTATTGCTCAATCGCGCATTAATAAACAATTTGGCCACTTCAATATCCGATGCCTGCTTGTAAAATACCCGGTAATTATCAAATAATTTTACTACCAAATTAGCTTCGTCGGCAAGTATCCTTTTAATAATCATCCCCAATTACTTCATATTGTGCCTGTCATTTTTTGTTGACGGCTGCGAGTACAATAAAAATTCCAGGTCAACATCGTCTTTATTACTAATAAAATGTTTTTGCCCTGGCTTAACTTCCACTCCCTCGTTAGGTTTTAAAACATGCTCCACGCCGTCGATATTAACCCAGGCCTTCCCTTTTAAAATAAAAAAGAACTGGTTTGCAATTTCATGATAGTGTAATTGCTCGCGGGTATCTGGCGGCATTAGCTCTTGTTTAACAGATAATGCATCGGTATCAACAAAATCCCAGCCGTAGCAATCATCGCCCCAAGTGTATTGCTTAAGGCAATTCCCTCTGGAAAGCACCATGGCTGTAATTTGATCTTCGTTGTTCATCATCTTTTAAATCCCTTTTACGAGTTTGGGGTGTTTACCTTGTGATATATCATTACCTGATTGCCAAATATTTTCGAAAAACCTTTTACGTCTTCGCCGCTCCAGGCATTGTTCATTTCGCCATAGCTGCCAAATTTATTCGACATCAAGTCATGATCCGATTCTATGCCAATAACCTGGAAGCGATACGGATTTAGTTCAACAAACACTTTACCACTAACCTGTAACTGTGTATCATTTAAAAAGGCCTCAATATTGCGCATAATAGGGTCGTGAAACTGCCCTTCGTGTAACCAGTTACCGTAAAAGGTAGATAATTGATCTTTCCATGATAACTGCCATTTGGTTAACGTATGTTTCTCTAACGTGTGGTGAGCTTTGATAATGATAATAGGTGCAGCAGCCTCAAAGCCAACACGGCCTTTAATACCAATTATAGTATCGCCCACGTGAATATCCCGACCAATGCCATATGGTTGCGCAATAGCCTGTAATGCCTGTATAGCTTTGGTAGGATGATCGTATTGTTTATCGTCGATGGCCTTTAGTTCGCCTTTTTCAAAGGTAAGTTCAAGTTTCCGGGGCTCGGTTTCGGTTATTTGTGTTGGCCATGCTTCCTCGGGCAATCCCAGGTTTGATGTTAGTGTTTCTTTACCACCAACTGATGTTCCCCAAATACCCTTGTTAATAGAGTATTTGTTTTTCTCGAAGTTCATTTCAACACCATGCTTTTTAAGGTAGGTAATTTCCTCTTCACGGCTTAGTTTTAAATCGCGTATAGGGGTCAATATCTGCACTTCGGGCACTAATATGTTAAATATCATATCAAACCTAACCTGGTCATTACCGGCACCTGTGCTGCCGTGGGCAACATATTCGGCATTTATTTCTTTGGCGTAATTGGCAATGGCGGTAGCCTGGCTAACACGCTCGGCACTTACCGATAGGGGATAGGTGTTGTTTTTCAATACGTTACCATAAATAAGGTAACGTATGCAAGTATTATAAAAATTGATAGTTTCGTCAACCACGTGATGGGATGTTACACCCATTTCGTAGGCGCGTTTTTCAACAGCCTTTAATTCGTCATCGCTAAAACCACCGGTATTAACAATTACCGAGTGTACCTCCATATCAAGGTCGCGGGTTAAATAGATGCAGCAGAAAGAGGTATCTAAACCGCCGCTGTAAGCCAATACTACTTTTTTCTTCATTGTGTTGTTTAGTCTATCGTCTTCAATTATTATTTACCTGTTGACTATATTTATTGTTTATAATCAATAGTTTAACTAATAATCCTGACCTATTTTTTTAAGTGCATTTTCTATCCGCTCAAGTAATGTTGCCTTGTGCGTAATTTTTTTCATTTTTTCTTCGTATTCTTTTTGCTTTTCGGCGGGGTCAAAAAGCATAGCCGTGCACATGCAGTTTTTACGGCCCTTGCTCATCAAAATATCATAGTTTACGCAACTAGTGCAACCATGCCAAAAATCCTCGTCCTGGGTAAGTTCCGAGTAGGTAACCGGTTCATAACCTAGGTCGGAGTTTATCTTCATCACCGCCAGGCCTGTTGTTAGGCCAAATATTTTGGCATGCGGATATTTGGTGCGCGAAAGCTCAAAAACCCGCTCTTTAATGGCCTTGGCCAAACCCACTTTTCTAAATTCGGGGTTCACAATTAGGCCCGAGTTAGCCACAAAATCGCCGTGGCTCCAGGTTTCTATATAACAGAAACCAGCCCAGGTGCCATCTTTAAATAAAGCTATTACGGCTTTACCTTCCAGCATTTTGTTGGCAACATACTCCGGCGACCTGCGCGCTATACCTGTACCGCGTGCTTTTGCCGATTCGGCCATCTCATCACATATCTGCTGCGCATATTCAACATGTTGTCCGGTAGCAACCTGAATATCAAAATCTTGTATGGTCATTATTTTAGACGGAAATATTAATTGGAAAATTAAAGGGCTTTAACTGCCTTAATTGAAACAAATAATTTGAAAAAGAGTTGTTTTTTTCTTTTTCCATTTTTAGGTTGATTGAGCTATCAATCAAACCCGTGGAATATAAAGCCTTCGTCGGGACGTAGAGAATACAAAAACTGTAGAAACCAAAGCACGGGTTGCCGGAGCAAAAATTGCTCTGGTTGCCGACGTATTTAAGGTTTGCTTGTTCATTATATTAAAGTTTTTGTTAGCTTTAAAATTTAGTGCAAAATATGCTATAATTTTTTGATTATACAACACCAATCTAAAAAATGATATTCAGATAAACATTGCTAGTGTGTATCTAATTGCTATGGAAGCAAACAAGCAAATTTTTTAAATAAAAAGCAGCAATTTGATGCTCAATTTTATGATGTGATTGCCAAAAAGTTTACTCCGTTGCCATCAATTTTTTTGGCTTCACTGGAAAAAAAAATACTGGTTTAAAAGTACGATGAAGTGCGTTTTTAGCTTATACATTTAATTGCATAATCTAAAAAATTTATAGCGTGAAGGTGTGTCTCAAACGCAAAATGCCCGGAACTTAACGATCCGGGCATTTTGCGTTTGAGATTTTTAATATTTTTATTGCTTCACAGGCGTACCAGTGTTATTGTCATTAGTTGTTTTTTTAGGTTTGGTAGTTTTGGTTTTATCGGGTACCGAAACGGCAGTAATATCGGTGCGGTAGTTCCACATGTTTTTCTTGTAATCGGCCAGTTTCTTTTCTATACGGGCCGCTTCTTTTGCCTGGTCTTCAGGGGTTTTCATGTAGTCCTTAATGCGGTTGCCTTTCGGGTTGGATTCCTCAACAATTACGCTGTTGAACTGGCGCTGCAGGAACATATCATCCATACTCACGTCAAACATATTGTGGTCCGGGTCTGATACGTCCATTTTGGCAAATACAATACGGCACTGGCTGTAGCGCAACCAGCATACCGGCTGTGTACCCACGGTATCGCCGTTTGATAGTTTCAGGGTAATTAGGGGTGCAATACCTACAATATGGGTTTCTACCTTGGCCCGTTGTTTATCGTAGTAAACATCTTCTTTAATGCGGTAACCTACCACTTTATCCGGACTGAAATCATTCAGTTGCTTTACGCTGCCTATCTTGTTACCATCCTTATCCAGTTGGTCAACCAGTGCGGTATCTACCAAATGGCCCATCAGCTGGTTATACGTCATCGGGATGGTAAATGCATCACCTGTAGGGTTAATTTTGGTTACGGCAGTAGGGTCATAAGCTGTGATGATGTGATCTTTAACGCCCTGTAAAATAGCTTCGATGAGGGTGGCGCCTGTGGTATTAAACTTGGCATTACGGGCATCTTTAAAGCTGATATCGCGTTTATACTGGTGGTAGTATTTGATGTTATTGGGGCTTGGCTCAAATATTGGGAAGGGCCTGGCCTTGGTTAGCACAACGCTTTTCAAATACCCGTCTGCACTATCAGGCACCGATCTGATGGTGTCTATCTTATTGTTTGCCGGCAAAACAACCACGGGGTTAACTGCAGCTTTTGCTGTAGTATCAACCGGTTTTGGTTTGGGTTTTGTTCTTACCGTGTGAATTGTTCTTTTAGCCGTGGTACGGGCCTTTGCTTTTTTCTTTTTGGTTTGGGCCATCAGGGTTAAGCTTGCCGCTAATGTAATAAACAAAACAATAATAAATTTCTTTTTCATACTGGGTACGTTGCTGTTCCTATTCAATTTTACTTGCCTTTGTCACTATTTTCCGCTTGCCTTTACTTTGGCGTTCTTGTCCTTTTTGGGAGCAAGGTATTTCCGGGTTCCTACCTGTTCGGTAATCAGATCCGGAGCTGCCATTGTACACCTGAAGCCGATGTAAGAGTGGGCCACATTCTGTACTTCGTAATTACGGGTTGCCGTATTCAGGTCGGTTGCATTATCTTTCCATGATCCGCCTCTTACTACTTTACGTTTCATCACGTCGGCATCCTCATCTGTTGCATCCAGTAACAATACCGGGTCGCGGTCTTCAACAAATTCAAAAGCCGAAGGGCTGTAGGCATCAAGGGCCCACTCGGCTACGTTACCGGCCATGTTATACAGGCCGAACACGTTTGGCGCGTATGATTTTACCGGTACGGTTTGGATGGCTCCATCCCGGGTATAGTCACCTTCGCCCTGTTTAAAGTTGGCTATCGGTAATATCTTTTTTGTTTTCTTCTGGATGTATGACGGTACCACGTTCTGATCTTTGGACTGAACGTTGCCTGTTGCATTTTCCATGTTCTGCTCACCGCCCGATGCTGCATATTCCCACTGGGCCTCGGTAGGCAAACTGAACGAAAGGCCCAGTTCTACCAAACTCCTGTCCAGGGTGCTGGCACTGATGATATTTCTCCAGCCGGTATAGGCACGGGCCTGTTTCCAGGTTACGCCAACAACGGGGTAATTATCAAAGCCTTTCAACTGGAAATAGTTATTCACCAGAAAGTCTGACTGTGAATTCGGGAAATCTTCCTGCCAAACGTTATTATCGGGCATTATCTTGATGGTATCGGTTACTGATTTGCCTGCATTGGGCCCGCCTGCCTGCACATGTGTAAAAGCAAATTTGAGCATATCCTTGTTCAGCGTTTTCCTTCCGTTAACCATAGATACCAGGCCGGGGAATTTTTCGCTGTGCGACTGCCAGAACGGAACCTTACCATTGATATCGATATTGCGCCAGTTAATCATCCGGGCAACCGAATCGGCCTTAGCACCCTTGGCGCTGGCGGTTTTGCTTTTCAGCTTGGCGTTATAAAAGAATTTAGGGTCGTTTTTCAGATAGGTGGTCACAGCAACAGAATCGGCAACCCAATCCACAAATTTGCGGTATTGTTTGTTGCTTACTTCGGTCATATCCATAAAAAAGGAACTTAAGCTCACCCGGCGCGTGCTGGTATCGGCGTTTATAGAATCTTTTATGGTGCTGCTTTCGTATATGGTACCTGCCGGAATATAGATCATACCCGGAGGGGCGGTAAGGGTTTTACCCGTGTACGGCCTTACATCAGTTGGTACCTCATATATGATTTTTGACGTTTTACACGCACAAAACAATGCCGATCCAAGAATAATGGCTATCTTTCTATAATTTGCACTCATCTTTTATATTTGAATAATTAAATGGCTGTATCAACAAAACTACGCTCAGGAATTTTGTTATTAGAATTTATATTTTAAAGTTAATGATATCAGGGAATAACCGGTATAATCATGCTTGGTATATTGATCGGCCGGTCCGATTCCGTCAAGGTATTGATCCCGTGAATAATTGAACTGGTAGTTGGGGTTCAGCTCCAGCTTGTCTGCGCCGAGTATGCCGGGTAAATTAATATTGGTGCCGATGTTGATCGGTATAACGAAACAGGTTTTGTCCATTTGGGGGGTACTATAGCTTCCCTTGTTAGTTGAAAGCCTGTAATCGCCCAATGAAATGTGCGTCATCACTACACCTCCGCCAACTCCAAGATATATCTTTTTTATCACATCCTGCAAAGCGGTAGAAGTAGGGTAATCTTTAATGGCACCTACGCTAACGCGCACGCCCAAACTCACTGACGAATAATTATCGAGCGAAAAAGGAAAATATTGCCGGTTTGGCACCACATCCTGGCCCAGTAACTGACCCATTTGCCCTTCAACGCCAACGCTGATATATTGGGTAAAGTCGTAATCAACTTTAACCAGGCCTACGCCGCTTAAAGGATTGTCGCGGTAGTGGGCGTTTAAGATAGATACGCCGCCACCGATACCTATAGACAAGCCTCTTTTATGCTGGCCGTAATAATAGTCGACCTGGCTGTAGCCCCTATGCGGACAAAGAATACTTGCCAGCATAACTACCATAAATGAAAATAAGTATGTTTTATTTTTAAAAAGTAGATAAGTTTTAAATTTCATAGACTGCAATTTTCGTTTCGTAAAAATATCAAAAGAAATCGTTAAAACAAACAAATTAGGCATTTAACAATCAGGATAAAATTTTTTCGTGGTGTTTTTCGCTAAAAAGTTAATGAAAATGGTATTTGTATATAAATATTGTATTTTGATTCCTGTTGATTTTGGCTTATTGTGTAGTTAACTAATAATTAATTATATGTATTTTTTGTTTGCCTGTCAATTGAAATGTACATTCGCTAGGTTTAATCCACTTAGTGATTTAATTGTTAAAGTATAATACCCGTAGTGCATTATAAAGAAAGTTGTTCATTTCGCCAATAAATGGTATATTGTATTGACTGACAATCAATTACAAACATGAACAACTTGATTCAAAATTACACTTTTATTTTAGAAGAGTTTAGGAAACTGTCAATAAAAGAGGACTTTTATTACAAACCAGTAAGGCCAAGACTGTCTGATTTAGAGTTAATTACGTTAAATTTGACCGCTGAATATTGTGGAATAGATTCTGAATATCAGTTATTTAGAAACCTGAAAGGTACCCCGCTTGATATCTTGATCGAACGAAGTGTTTACAATAAGAGAAAAAGAAAATTGTTCCCGCACATAAATGAGGTGAGAAAAAAGCTTGTTCAGAAACTGAACGCTGTCCAGGACTGTTTCATTGTCGATTCAATGCCTTTAGAGGTATGTAAAAATGCCCGTGCAGCAAGAAGTAAAATCTGCAAAGAACAGGAATACGCTTTTCCAAACCATGGTTTTTGTGCTGCGCAAAGTTCGAGGTATTATGGATACAAACTGCATGCAGTTTGTTCAGTAGATGGTGTTTTTGAGAACTTTGACCTAAGCCCTGCTTCCGTACATGACATACATTACCTGAAAGATATACAACAACAAATGACTGATTGCGTGCTACTTGGAGACAAAGGCTATTTGTCCGCAGAGGTACAGGTCAATCTTTTTGAATCTGTAAACATTAGATTGGAAACCCCGATGAGAAACAATCAAAAGAAATTCAAACCGTATCCATACCTATTCAAAAAATCAAGGAAAAGGATTGAAACGCTATTTTCGCAACTGTGCGATCAGTTTATGATCAGAAGAAATTATGCCAAAACTTTTGAGGGGTTTAAGACAAGGACGTTAAGTAAAATAACTGCCCTGACCACCATTCAATACCTCAACAAATTTATCTTTAAAAGGAACATGAATCACATTAAAATAAATTTAGTCTGATAATGCACTACGGGTAGTATAATATAATTATCAATTATTTCACTTTTTCAATCTATCGAAGAAAATTACACTAATTATTTTTTTTTTATCAAAACTGTTGCTCATAAAGCATAAAAACTAAAGTGTGTCGTTATAATAGAATAACATTTATACATTAGCAACTTAGTAATTTAAGTTACATTGCTTACCCCAATTATTTAGCCTTTAATTAAAAAACTCAAAATGGCATTTTTAGATCATGCCCTGGAACCGCCTTCTTACGGTTGGCAGGACAACGAGGGAAACCTCATCAAACCTTCTCCAAATCAACTCTGGAAAGAGTTTTTTTTTCGTTTAAATGTATTTAAAGATCGTAAAAACTGGCTTGGCTTTTTTAGTTGGCTAAAGGTATTGTGCCTCGTTCCATTTTTTTTATTGTTTGTATTTAAATTCTTTAGCCTCTGGATGTTGCTGATTGCATTTTTATATAGCATGATTATAATGGGGACGCATGGCACTATTTGGTATCATAGATATTGTACACACAGAGCATACCAGTTTAAAAATAAATTTTGGCGTTTTTTCACTCAAAATTTAACGCTAAAGATTATTCCGGAAGAAATTTATGTTGTGTCGCACCATGTTCACCATGCAAAATCCGATAAGCCTGGTGATCCCTACAATGCCTTCGGTGGGTTTCTTTATTGTTTCTTGGCAGATGTTAACCATCAACCCATATCAAAAAGCCTGTCCTCTGAAGATTACGACCGTGCTGTACTGTTGATGAAACATACCGGGCTGAAAACCAATTGTTACAGTCAATACCAAAAATGGGGTTCATTGGCACACCCGGGTTTGGCTATTGTTTATTGGATTATTAATTGGGGCTTTTGGTATGGTATTTTCTTTTTGCTTGGAGGCCACGCTTTAGCATGCACTATTTTTGGAGCAGCGGGTTTTTGGGCCGTTGGTGTGCGTACTTTTAATTATGAAGGGCATGGCAAAGGCGAAGATAAGCGCCGGGATGGGGTAGATTATAATCGTAAGGATATGTCTATTAATCAGCTCTGGCCTGGTTTCGTGGCGGGGGAGTGGCATAACAATCATCATCTTTATCCTAAGAGCGCGCGTACCGGTTTTATGCCTTATCAGGTTGATTTTGCCTGGTGTTATATCAAATTTTTAAACATGATAGGGGGGGTAAGCTTTTATCGCGATAGTAAAAAGCAATTTTTGGAGCAATACCACCAACCCTACATGAAAAATAAAGAGGCAGTTACAAATTCTTGATAGGGGATTTCTGTGCTAAAAGAATTCAATTCGTTTTTGCGGCACTTATTTTGGATCAAAGATTTAAAAGTTGTAGAAGATGCTTTTTTTATTGTTGTATGCAATAGGTTGATTATCAGTTTTATTGAGTTGGTAATTAAAGATTTTTTAAATTGTGTTGTAAATTATTTCAAATACTATTTGCTAAAGCACTTTAAAATGCTACCTTTGCAATCCCAAACGGAACAAACGGGATGTAGCGTAGCCCGGTATCGCGCCACATTTGGGATGTGGAGGCCGCAGGTTCGAATCCTGCCATCCCGACTAAAGCGATACCAATCAGTATCAAAAAGCCTTTAAATCTATGATTTAGAGGCTTTTTTGTTTTATTTCAGCCCAATTCATTCAAGTTATATCAAGGAAAATGTGCCCTATTCGGTGCCCCAAATTTATCATTTATATTTGGGCACAGATAGCGCATTAAGTAACTGATAGTCAATTTGTTATTTGATTTATTTTGATTGGTTTTATTGCCCTTTGCAGTGCCCTTAATTCATGGGGCAATTCGCCCAACTGCCAAAGCATATTAAAACCTGTCAATCTGAAGCTATTGCAAAATAAAAATTGACGAATATGAAAACACAAAACAACACCTTTGGCGTGATCTTCTACTTAAGAAAGTATAAGGCGACCAATGACGGAAAAGCACCTATTTATGCAAGAATTACGGTTAATGGTCATCGTACCGATGTATCAGTAAAACGTTCGATTGATCCTGCAAACTGGAATGCCAATAAAGGTATGGCAAAAGGCAGCAAGGAAGAAGTGGTGAAATTAAATAACTTTTTGGAGCAGTATCGGTCAGGTATTGTAGAAAGCTATCAGAATTTGCTGCTACAAAAAAAGCTCATTACTTCCGAATTAGTAAAGGATAAATTTACTGGTGAAGACCAGGCAGAATTTACCGTTTGTAAACTTATTGAGTACCACAATACAGAACAAATCCAAGTGTTGGAGCCGGGGACGATGAAGAATTACTATACAACGCAAAAGTATATTCAGGAATTTATCATTGAGCGCTTCGGGACGAAAGACAAATACCTTTCTGAACTCACCTACAAATTCATTACGGACTTTGAGTATTACCTGCGTAACAGGACACCTGACAAGGGGCAGAAGCCATTAAATAATAACGGGCTTATGAAACACATCGAAAGATTTTGCAAGATGGTAAATCTTGCTGTCAGGTTAGAGTGGATAGACCGCAACCCGTTTCACGCATACCAATTAAAGTTCGATAAAGTTGAACGGGAGTTTTTAACTAAAGATGAACTGGCAAGAATTGAAAACAAACATTTTAATATCGTAAGGTTGCAGGTTGTCAAAGACCTGTTTATTTTCAGTTGCTACACTGGGCTTGCTTATATAGATGTTTTTAATTTAACCCCGGCCAACCTGGTTGAAAAATCCGCAAATAATATTTGGATTATGACTAACAGGCAAAAGACCAATGAGCCGGTTAAAGTCCCGCTATTGCCAAAAGCTTTAGAAATTGTCGAAAAGTACAAAGGCCATCCCCAGGCATTGGCCGAGGGAAAAGTATTGCCAACATTAAGCAATCAGAAACTAAACAGCTATTTAAAGGAAATTGCTGATATGTGCGATATAACTAAACCATTAACCTTTCATATCGCCCGGCATACTTTCGCCACTACAGTAACATTAACCAACGGCGTGCCGATAGAAACGGTAAGCAAACTTTTAGGCCACTCCAAACTGACCACCACGCAGATATACGCTAAGGTGATCGAAAGTAAGTTAGGCGATGATATGGCCCGACTAAGTGAGCGTTTAGGGCATAACAGATTTTAGCCCCATATTTCTGGTATGGGGCTACTTTCGATTATATTTGCTAAATACCCTGCCTGATAGTTTAGTCTTGCAT includes:
- a CDS encoding GNAT family N-acetyltransferase; translation: MIIKRILADEANLVVKLFDNYRVFYKQASDIEVAKLFINARLSNNESVIFVAFDADDIAVGFTQLYPKYSSARASKNWILNDLFVAETHRKQGIGESLIKTAMEFGKNNQATFIQLETAKDNYTAQSLYKAMGFVEQPVSDDFLMFKIAVS
- a CDS encoding cupin domain-containing protein, producing MMNNEDQITAMVLSRGNCLKQYTWGDDCYGWDFVDTDALSVKQELMPPDTREQLHYHEIANQFFFILKGKAWVNIDGVEHVLKPNEGVEVKPGQKHFISNKDDVDLEFLLYSQPSTKNDRHNMK
- the argG gene encoding argininosuccinate synthase yields the protein MKKKVVLAYSGGLDTSFCCIYLTRDLDMEVHSVIVNTGGFSDDELKAVEKRAYEMGVTSHHVVDETINFYNTCIRYLIYGNVLKNNTYPLSVSAERVSQATAIANYAKEINAEYVAHGSTGAGNDQVRFDMIFNILVPEVQILTPIRDLKLSREEEITYLKKHGVEMNFEKNKYSINKGIWGTSVGGKETLTSNLGLPEEAWPTQITETEPRKLELTFEKGELKAIDDKQYDHPTKAIQALQAIAQPYGIGRDIHVGDTIIGIKGRVGFEAAAPIIIIKAHHTLEKHTLTKWQLSWKDQLSTFYGNWLHEGQFHDPIMRNIEAFLNDTQLQVSGKVFVELNPYRFQVIGIESDHDLMSNKFGSYGEMNNAWSGEDVKGFSKIFGNQVMIYHKVNTPNS
- a CDS encoding GNAT family N-acetyltransferase, whose amino-acid sequence is MTIQDFDIQVATGQHVEYAQQICDEMAESAKARGTGIARRSPEYVANKMLEGKAVIALFKDGTWAGFCYIETWSHGDFVANSGLIVNPEFRKVGLAKAIKERVFELSRTKYPHAKIFGLTTGLAVMKINSDLGYEPVTYSELTQDEDFWHGCTSCVNYDILMSKGRKNCMCTAMLFDPAEKQKEYEEKMKKITHKATLLERIENALKKIGQDY
- the porN gene encoding type IX secretion system ring subunit PorN/GldN, which gives rise to MKKKFIIVLFITLAASLTLMAQTKKKKAKARTTAKRTIHTVRTKPKPKPVDTTAKAAVNPVVVLPANNKIDTIRSVPDSADGYLKSVVLTKARPFPIFEPSPNNIKYYHQYKRDISFKDARNAKFNTTGATLIEAILQGVKDHIITAYDPTAVTKINPTGDAFTIPMTYNQLMGHLVDTALVDQLDKDGNKIGSVKQLNDFSPDKVVGYRIKEDVYYDKQRAKVETHIVGIAPLITLKLSNGDTVGTQPVCWLRYSQCRIVFAKMDVSDPDHNMFDVSMDDMFLQRQFNSVIVEESNPKGNRIKDYMKTPEDQAKEAARIEKKLADYKKNMWNYRTDITAVSVPDKTKTTKPKKTTNDNNTGTPVKQ
- the porK gene encoding T9SS ring complex lipoprotein PorK/GldK, with product MSANYRKIAIILGSALFCACKTSKIIYEVPTDVRPYTGKTLTAPPGMIYIPAGTIYESSTIKDSINADTSTRRVSLSSFFMDMTEVSNKQYRKFVDWVADSVAVTTYLKNDPKFFYNAKLKSKTASAKGAKADSVARMINWRNIDINGKVPFWQSHSEKFPGLVSMVNGRKTLNKDMLKFAFTHVQAGGPNAGKSVTDTIKIMPDNNVWQEDFPNSQSDFLVNNYFQLKGFDNYPVVGVTWKQARAYTGWRNIISASTLDRSLVELGLSFSLPTEAQWEYAASGGEQNMENATGNVQSKDQNVVPSYIQKKTKKILPIANFKQGEGDYTRDGAIQTVPVKSYAPNVFGLYNMAGNVAEWALDAYSPSAFEFVEDRDPVLLLDATDEDADVMKRKVVRGGSWKDNATDLNTATRNYEVQNVAHSYIGFRCTMAAPDLITEQVGTRKYLAPKKDKNAKVKASGK
- a CDS encoding IS982 family transposase, with amino-acid sequence MNNLIQNYTFILEEFRKLSIKEDFYYKPVRPRLSDLELITLNLTAEYCGIDSEYQLFRNLKGTPLDILIERSVYNKRKRKLFPHINEVRKKLVQKLNAVQDCFIVDSMPLEVCKNARAARSKICKEQEYAFPNHGFCAAQSSRYYGYKLHAVCSVDGVFENFDLSPASVHDIHYLKDIQQQMTDCVLLGDKGYLSAEVQVNLFESVNIRLETPMRNNQKKFKPYPYLFKKSRKRIETLFSQLCDQFMIRRNYAKTFEGFKTRTLSKITALTTIQYLNKFIFKRNMNHIKINLV
- a CDS encoding fatty acid desaturase, coding for MAFLDHALEPPSYGWQDNEGNLIKPSPNQLWKEFFFRLNVFKDRKNWLGFFSWLKVLCLVPFFLLFVFKFFSLWMLLIAFLYSMIIMGTHGTIWYHRYCTHRAYQFKNKFWRFFTQNLTLKIIPEEIYVVSHHVHHAKSDKPGDPYNAFGGFLYCFLADVNHQPISKSLSSEDYDRAVLLMKHTGLKTNCYSQYQKWGSLAHPGLAIVYWIINWGFWYGIFFLLGGHALACTIFGAAGFWAVGVRTFNYEGHGKGEDKRRDGVDYNRKDMSINQLWPGFVAGEWHNNHHLYPKSARTGFMPYQVDFAWCYIKFLNMIGGVSFYRDSKKQFLEQYHQPYMKNKEAVTNS
- a CDS encoding site-specific integrase — encoded protein: MKTQNNTFGVIFYLRKYKATNDGKAPIYARITVNGHRTDVSVKRSIDPANWNANKGMAKGSKEEVVKLNNFLEQYRSGIVESYQNLLLQKKLITSELVKDKFTGEDQAEFTVCKLIEYHNTEQIQVLEPGTMKNYYTTQKYIQEFIIERFGTKDKYLSELTYKFITDFEYYLRNRTPDKGQKPLNNNGLMKHIERFCKMVNLAVRLEWIDRNPFHAYQLKFDKVEREFLTKDELARIENKHFNIVRLQVVKDLFIFSCYTGLAYIDVFNLTPANLVEKSANNIWIMTNRQKTNEPVKVPLLPKALEIVEKYKGHPQALAEGKVLPTLSNQKLNSYLKEIADMCDITKPLTFHIARHTFATTVTLTNGVPIETVSKLLGHSKLTTTQIYAKVIESKLGDDMARLSERLGHNRF